Proteins co-encoded in one Neofelis nebulosa isolate mNeoNeb1 chromosome 2, mNeoNeb1.pri, whole genome shotgun sequence genomic window:
- the STK11IP gene encoding serine/threonine-protein kinase 11-interacting protein isoform X1: MADSLSFNWKTSVRFGRVLSSLRENSVSQNFDSSPSLQTTSQAPPPASRGHDDRPAGRPGVEARRAVAGVCSNLSHPSRSNSSTTSSMRSLILSEEGDVVLSGRSTLSLLTGTLQQLSHVFELHLGPWGPGQTGFVALPSHPADSPVILQLQFLFDVLQKTLSLKLVHVPGSGLPGPIKIFPFKSLRHLELRGVPIHCLRGLCGIYSQLETLICSRSIQALEELLSACGGDLCSALPWLALLSANFSYNALTSLDSSLRLLSALRFLNLSHNQVQDCEGFLMDLSELCHLDISYNHLHMVPRIGPSGAALGTLILRGNELRSLQGLERLRNLRHLDVAYNLLEGHRELSPLWLLAELRKLYLEGNPLWFHPAHRAVTAQYLSPRVRDAAAGFLLDGKVLSLTDFQLSTSSSSMAPPVLWPAGSTVETSGGPDLSDSISSGGVVAQPPHRKVKSRVRVRRASISEPSDTDPEPRTLDPSPAGQFVQQHRELELMNSFRERFGCDWLQYRNHLETSGTPVLAASQTPALSTLCPDTLSPGSVPGPPCPEKESPQEMAEEVRLRPEPREEEVVEELVKEEEGKEEDEEEQEQNEVEAELCRPMLVCPLEGPEGVRGRECFLRVTSGHLFEVELQAARTLARLELQSLEAAEVEPEPRTRREAVLEGSDPLPRAPVLVLRFSYICPDRQLRRYVVLEPDAHAAIQELLAVLTQAATTAQCQLGEARDPLRGRLQCLRCGHELKPEEPRLGLDSEEGWRPLFQETESPAVCPNCGSDHVVLLALSLGTTNREHREGEQSPAPLQSTSTVCDPSDHSDHSDRADPVPSQAPGSRDHHSWSLSPPPERHGLRSVDHRLRLFLDVEVFTDAQEEFQCCTKVPVVLADHPGEFVCLVVVSDHRLYVLKVTGEISGPPASWLQPTLAVPLHDLSGLELGLAGQSLRLEWAAGTGSCVLLPRDARHCRAFLDELTDVLQALPPAWRSSVSTTEEEVTPEHRLWPLLERGSSSEPPLFFYLRVFLVEGPATCPVSLLMTLSTLYLLEEDVAGSQAEPPLPAPSGEPSEKSLPLGLGPSVHVREQWPLSSLSSVLLYRTAPGDLRLVFYDEVSRLESFWALRVVCPEQLTALLAWIREPWEELFSIGLRTVTQEALDLDR, encoded by the exons ATGGCGGACTCGCTCTCCTTTAATTGGAAAACAAGTGTTCGCTTTGGCCGAGTCCTTTCCTCACTAAgagaaaattctgtttctcaaaactttGATTCCTCGCCCAGTCTGCAAACAACGAGTCAG GCTCCGCCCCCAGCGTCCCGTGGCCATGACGACCGCCCAGCGGGACGCCCTGGTGTGGAAGCTCGCCGGGCTGTTGCGGGAGTCTG TTCAAACCTTAGCCATCCTTCGAGGTCCAACTCCAGTACCACTTCCTCCATGCGTTCTCTGATACTCTCAGAGGAAG GTGATGTGGTCTTGTCTGGCCGTAGCACTCTGAGCCTGTTGACTGGCACCCTGCAGCAGCTGAGCCACGTATTTGAGCTGCACCTGGGACCATGGGGCCCTGGCCAGACAGGCTTTGTGGCTCTGCCCTCTCATCCCGCCGACTCCCCTGTCATCCTCCAGCTTCAGTTCCTCTTCGATGTGCTGCAGAAAACTCTTTCACTCAAG ctggTACATGTCCCTGGTTCTGGCCTCCCAGGGCCCATCAAGATTTTTCCCTTCAAGTCCCTTCGGCATCTGGAG CTCCGAGGTGTCCCCATCCATTGCCTTCGTGGCCTCTGTGGCATCTACTCCCAGCTAGAGACCCTGATTTGCAGCAGGAGCATCCAGGCATTAGAG GAGCTCCTCTCAGCCTGCGGTGGTGACCTCTGCTCTGCCCTGCCTTGGCTGGCTCTACTCTCTGCCAACTTCAGCTACAACGCACTGACTTCTTTAGACAGCTCCCTG CGTCTCTTGTCAGCTCTGCGCTTCCTGAATCTGAGCCACAATCAAGTGCAGgactgtgagggcttcctgatg GACTTGTCTGAGCTCTGCCATCTGGACATCTCCTATAACCACCTGCATATGGTGCCAAGAATAGGACCCTCAGGGGCCGCTCTGGGGACCCTGATACTGCGAGGCAATGAGCTCCGGAGCCTGCAGG GCCTGGAGCGGCTGAGGAACCTGCGGCACCTGGATGTGGCGTACAACCTGCTAGAAGGACACAGGGAGCTGTCCCCGTTGTGGCTACTGGCTGAGCTCCGCAAG CTCTACCTGGAGGGGAACCCTTTGTGGTTCCACCCTGCGCATCGGGCGGTCACTGCCCAGTACTTGTCACCCCGTGTCAGGGATGCTGCAGCCGGC TTCCTTCTCGATGGGAAAGTCTTGTCACTGACTGACTTTCAG CTCTCCACATCCTCCAGCTCCATGGCTCCACCTGTGCTCTGGCCAGCAGGGAGTACTGTTGAAACCTCAGGTGGCCCTGACTTGAGCGACAGCATCTCCTCTGGGGGCGTTGTGGCCCAGCCCCCACATCGTAAGGTTAAG AGCCGAGTCCGTGTGAGGCGAGCAAGTATCTCAGAACCCAGTGATACAGACCCAGAGCCCCGTACTCTGGACCCCTCCCCGGCTG GGCAGTTTGTGCAGCAGCATcgggaacttgaactcatgaacagcttCCGGGAACGGTTTGGCTGTGACTGGCTACAGTATAGGAATCACCTGGAGACCTCTGGGACCCCGGTTCTGGCTGCCTCCCAGACCCCTGCCCTCAGCACTCTGTGCCCAGACACCCTGAGCCCAGGGTCCGTGCCTGGGCCTCCCTGCCCAGAGAAGGAATCACCGCAGGAAATGGCAGAGGAGGTCAGGCTACGGCCGGAGCCCCGGGAAGAAGAGGTGGTGGAGGAGCtggtgaaggaggaagaaggaaaggaggaagacgaggaggagcaggagcagaATGAAGTGGAGG CGGAACTGTGTCGCCCCATGTTGGTGTGTCCCCTGGAGGGGCCTGAGGGCGTGCGGGGCAGGGAATGCTTTCTCCGGGTCACTTCTGGCCACCTGTTTGAGGTGGAACTCCAAGCGGCCCGGACCCTGGCACGGCTGGAGCTTCAGAGTCTAGAGGCGGCTGAGGTGGAGCCCGAGCCTCGGACCAGGAGAGAAGCGGTGCTCGAG GGCTCAGATCCGCTCCCCAGGGCCCCTGTCCTTGTTCTGCGTTTCTCCTATATTTGCCCTGACCGGCAGCTGCGTCGATATGTGGTGCTGGAGCCCGATGCCCATGCAGCTATCCAG GAGCTGCTTGCCGTGTTGACCCAAGCAGCCACCACGGCTCAGTGTCAGCTTGGGGAAGCAAGAGACCCGCTGAGGGGCAGACTCCAGTGTCTACGTTGTGGCCATGAGCTCAAGCCAGAGGAGCCCAGGTTGGGATTAGACAGTGAGGAAGGCTGGAGGCCTCTGTTCCAAGAGACAG aatCTCCTGCTGTATGTCCAAACTGTGGTAGCGATCATGTGGTTCTCCTGGCTCTGTCCCTGGGAACCACCAACAGggagcacagggagggagagcaaTCGCCAGCTCCCTTGCAGTCCACCAGCACTGTCTGTGACCCTTCTGACCACAGTGACCACAGCGACAGGGCCGACCCGGTCCCGTCTCAGGCACCAGGCTCCCGAGATCACCACAGTTGGAGCCTCAGTCCCC cccctgagcGCCACGGCCTCCGCTCCGTGGACCACCGACTCCGGCTCTTCCTGGATGTCGAGGTGTTCACCGATGCCCAGGAGGAGTTCCAGTGCTGCACCAAG GTGCCCGTCGTGTTGGCAGACCACCCTGGGGAGTTTGTGTGTCTTGTGGTGGTGTCTGACCACAGGCTTTACGTATTAAAAGTGACAGGGGAGATAAG CGGGCCTCCGGCTAGCTGGCTACAGCCAACCCTGGCCGTCCCCCTGCACGACCTGAGTGGCCTCGAACTGGGGCTGGCAGGACAGAGTCTGCGGCTGGAGTGGGCTGCTGGGACAGGCAGCTGTGTCCTGCTGCCCCGAGATGCCAGACATTGCCGGGCCTTCCTAGACGAGCTCACCg ATGTCTTGCAggctctgcctcctgcctggagGAGCAGTGTCAGCACCACAGAGGAGGAGGTAACCCCGGAGCACCGCCTCTG GCCTTTGCTGGAGAGGGGCTCTTCCTCGGAGCCTCCCCTGTTCTTCTACCTTCGGGTGTTCCTGGTCGAAG GCCCTGCAACCTGCCCTGTGTCCCTGTTGATGACTCTGTCCACCCTGTACCTGTTAGAGGAGGACGTTGCAGGGTCCCAGGCAGAGCCTCCTCTTCCAGCACCATCTGGTGAACCTTCTGAGAAGTCCCTGCCCTTGGGGCTGGGCCCTTCTGTGCATGTCAGGGAGCAGTGGCCACTCAGCAGCCTGAGCTCGGTGCTGCTGTATCGCACGGCCCCGGGGGACCTGCGACTGGTCTTCTATGacgag GTGTCCCGGCTGGAGAGTTTTTGGGCACTTCGGGTTGTGTGTCCTGAGCAGCTGACGGCCCTGTTGGCCTGGATCCGGGAGCCCTGGGAGGAGTTGTTTTCCATCGGACTCCGGACTGTGACCCAGGAGGCTCTAGATCTTGACCGGTGA
- the STK11IP gene encoding serine/threonine-protein kinase 11-interacting protein isoform X2, with the protein MADSLSFNWKTSVRFGRVLSSLRENSVSQNFDSSPSLQTTSQAPPPASRGHDDRPAGRPGVEARRAVAGVCSNLSHPSRSNSSTTSSMRSLILSEEGDVVLSGRSTLSLLTGTLQQLSHVFELHLGPWGPGQTGFVALPSHPADSPVILQLQFLFDVLQKTLSLKLVHVPGSGLPGPIKIFPFKSLRHLELRGVPIHCLRGLCGIYSQLETLICSRSIQALEELLSACGGDLCSALPWLALLSANFSYNALTSLDSSLRLLSALRFLNLSHNQVQDCEGFLMDLSELCHLDISYNHLHMVPRIGPSGAALGTLILRGNELRSLQGLERLRNLRHLDVAYNLLEGHRELSPLWLLAELRKFLLDGKVLSLTDFQLSTSSSSMAPPVLWPAGSTVETSGGPDLSDSISSGGVVAQPPHRKVKSRVRVRRASISEPSDTDPEPRTLDPSPAGQFVQQHRELELMNSFRERFGCDWLQYRNHLETSGTPVLAASQTPALSTLCPDTLSPGSVPGPPCPEKESPQEMAEEVRLRPEPREEEVVEELVKEEEGKEEDEEEQEQNEVEAELCRPMLVCPLEGPEGVRGRECFLRVTSGHLFEVELQAARTLARLELQSLEAAEVEPEPRTRREAVLEGSDPLPRAPVLVLRFSYICPDRQLRRYVVLEPDAHAAIQELLAVLTQAATTAQCQLGEARDPLRGRLQCLRCGHELKPEEPRLGLDSEEGWRPLFQETESPAVCPNCGSDHVVLLALSLGTTNREHREGEQSPAPLQSTSTVCDPSDHSDHSDRADPVPSQAPGSRDHHSWSLSPPPERHGLRSVDHRLRLFLDVEVFTDAQEEFQCCTKVPVVLADHPGEFVCLVVVSDHRLYVLKVTGEISGPPASWLQPTLAVPLHDLSGLELGLAGQSLRLEWAAGTGSCVLLPRDARHCRAFLDELTDVLQALPPAWRSSVSTTEEEVTPEHRLWPLLERGSSSEPPLFFYLRVFLVEGPATCPVSLLMTLSTLYLLEEDVAGSQAEPPLPAPSGEPSEKSLPLGLGPSVHVREQWPLSSLSSVLLYRTAPGDLRLVFYDEVSRLESFWALRVVCPEQLTALLAWIREPWEELFSIGLRTVTQEALDLDR; encoded by the exons ATGGCGGACTCGCTCTCCTTTAATTGGAAAACAAGTGTTCGCTTTGGCCGAGTCCTTTCCTCACTAAgagaaaattctgtttctcaaaactttGATTCCTCGCCCAGTCTGCAAACAACGAGTCAG GCTCCGCCCCCAGCGTCCCGTGGCCATGACGACCGCCCAGCGGGACGCCCTGGTGTGGAAGCTCGCCGGGCTGTTGCGGGAGTCTG TTCAAACCTTAGCCATCCTTCGAGGTCCAACTCCAGTACCACTTCCTCCATGCGTTCTCTGATACTCTCAGAGGAAG GTGATGTGGTCTTGTCTGGCCGTAGCACTCTGAGCCTGTTGACTGGCACCCTGCAGCAGCTGAGCCACGTATTTGAGCTGCACCTGGGACCATGGGGCCCTGGCCAGACAGGCTTTGTGGCTCTGCCCTCTCATCCCGCCGACTCCCCTGTCATCCTCCAGCTTCAGTTCCTCTTCGATGTGCTGCAGAAAACTCTTTCACTCAAG ctggTACATGTCCCTGGTTCTGGCCTCCCAGGGCCCATCAAGATTTTTCCCTTCAAGTCCCTTCGGCATCTGGAG CTCCGAGGTGTCCCCATCCATTGCCTTCGTGGCCTCTGTGGCATCTACTCCCAGCTAGAGACCCTGATTTGCAGCAGGAGCATCCAGGCATTAGAG GAGCTCCTCTCAGCCTGCGGTGGTGACCTCTGCTCTGCCCTGCCTTGGCTGGCTCTACTCTCTGCCAACTTCAGCTACAACGCACTGACTTCTTTAGACAGCTCCCTG CGTCTCTTGTCAGCTCTGCGCTTCCTGAATCTGAGCCACAATCAAGTGCAGgactgtgagggcttcctgatg GACTTGTCTGAGCTCTGCCATCTGGACATCTCCTATAACCACCTGCATATGGTGCCAAGAATAGGACCCTCAGGGGCCGCTCTGGGGACCCTGATACTGCGAGGCAATGAGCTCCGGAGCCTGCAGG GCCTGGAGCGGCTGAGGAACCTGCGGCACCTGGATGTGGCGTACAACCTGCTAGAAGGACACAGGGAGCTGTCCCCGTTGTGGCTACTGGCTGAGCTCCGCAAG TTCCTTCTCGATGGGAAAGTCTTGTCACTGACTGACTTTCAG CTCTCCACATCCTCCAGCTCCATGGCTCCACCTGTGCTCTGGCCAGCAGGGAGTACTGTTGAAACCTCAGGTGGCCCTGACTTGAGCGACAGCATCTCCTCTGGGGGCGTTGTGGCCCAGCCCCCACATCGTAAGGTTAAG AGCCGAGTCCGTGTGAGGCGAGCAAGTATCTCAGAACCCAGTGATACAGACCCAGAGCCCCGTACTCTGGACCCCTCCCCGGCTG GGCAGTTTGTGCAGCAGCATcgggaacttgaactcatgaacagcttCCGGGAACGGTTTGGCTGTGACTGGCTACAGTATAGGAATCACCTGGAGACCTCTGGGACCCCGGTTCTGGCTGCCTCCCAGACCCCTGCCCTCAGCACTCTGTGCCCAGACACCCTGAGCCCAGGGTCCGTGCCTGGGCCTCCCTGCCCAGAGAAGGAATCACCGCAGGAAATGGCAGAGGAGGTCAGGCTACGGCCGGAGCCCCGGGAAGAAGAGGTGGTGGAGGAGCtggtgaaggaggaagaaggaaaggaggaagacgaggaggagcaggagcagaATGAAGTGGAGG CGGAACTGTGTCGCCCCATGTTGGTGTGTCCCCTGGAGGGGCCTGAGGGCGTGCGGGGCAGGGAATGCTTTCTCCGGGTCACTTCTGGCCACCTGTTTGAGGTGGAACTCCAAGCGGCCCGGACCCTGGCACGGCTGGAGCTTCAGAGTCTAGAGGCGGCTGAGGTGGAGCCCGAGCCTCGGACCAGGAGAGAAGCGGTGCTCGAG GGCTCAGATCCGCTCCCCAGGGCCCCTGTCCTTGTTCTGCGTTTCTCCTATATTTGCCCTGACCGGCAGCTGCGTCGATATGTGGTGCTGGAGCCCGATGCCCATGCAGCTATCCAG GAGCTGCTTGCCGTGTTGACCCAAGCAGCCACCACGGCTCAGTGTCAGCTTGGGGAAGCAAGAGACCCGCTGAGGGGCAGACTCCAGTGTCTACGTTGTGGCCATGAGCTCAAGCCAGAGGAGCCCAGGTTGGGATTAGACAGTGAGGAAGGCTGGAGGCCTCTGTTCCAAGAGACAG aatCTCCTGCTGTATGTCCAAACTGTGGTAGCGATCATGTGGTTCTCCTGGCTCTGTCCCTGGGAACCACCAACAGggagcacagggagggagagcaaTCGCCAGCTCCCTTGCAGTCCACCAGCACTGTCTGTGACCCTTCTGACCACAGTGACCACAGCGACAGGGCCGACCCGGTCCCGTCTCAGGCACCAGGCTCCCGAGATCACCACAGTTGGAGCCTCAGTCCCC cccctgagcGCCACGGCCTCCGCTCCGTGGACCACCGACTCCGGCTCTTCCTGGATGTCGAGGTGTTCACCGATGCCCAGGAGGAGTTCCAGTGCTGCACCAAG GTGCCCGTCGTGTTGGCAGACCACCCTGGGGAGTTTGTGTGTCTTGTGGTGGTGTCTGACCACAGGCTTTACGTATTAAAAGTGACAGGGGAGATAAG CGGGCCTCCGGCTAGCTGGCTACAGCCAACCCTGGCCGTCCCCCTGCACGACCTGAGTGGCCTCGAACTGGGGCTGGCAGGACAGAGTCTGCGGCTGGAGTGGGCTGCTGGGACAGGCAGCTGTGTCCTGCTGCCCCGAGATGCCAGACATTGCCGGGCCTTCCTAGACGAGCTCACCg ATGTCTTGCAggctctgcctcctgcctggagGAGCAGTGTCAGCACCACAGAGGAGGAGGTAACCCCGGAGCACCGCCTCTG GCCTTTGCTGGAGAGGGGCTCTTCCTCGGAGCCTCCCCTGTTCTTCTACCTTCGGGTGTTCCTGGTCGAAG GCCCTGCAACCTGCCCTGTGTCCCTGTTGATGACTCTGTCCACCCTGTACCTGTTAGAGGAGGACGTTGCAGGGTCCCAGGCAGAGCCTCCTCTTCCAGCACCATCTGGTGAACCTTCTGAGAAGTCCCTGCCCTTGGGGCTGGGCCCTTCTGTGCATGTCAGGGAGCAGTGGCCACTCAGCAGCCTGAGCTCGGTGCTGCTGTATCGCACGGCCCCGGGGGACCTGCGACTGGTCTTCTATGacgag GTGTCCCGGCTGGAGAGTTTTTGGGCACTTCGGGTTGTGTGTCCTGAGCAGCTGACGGCCCTGTTGGCCTGGATCCGGGAGCCCTGGGAGGAGTTGTTTTCCATCGGACTCCGGACTGTGACCCAGGAGGCTCTAGATCTTGACCGGTGA
- the STK11IP gene encoding serine/threonine-protein kinase 11-interacting protein isoform X3, protein MTTAQRDALVWKLAGLLRESGDVVLSGRSTLSLLTGTLQQLSHVFELHLGPWGPGQTGFVALPSHPADSPVILQLQFLFDVLQKTLSLKLVHVPGSGLPGPIKIFPFKSLRHLELRGVPIHCLRGLCGIYSQLETLICSRSIQALEELLSACGGDLCSALPWLALLSANFSYNALTSLDSSLRLLSALRFLNLSHNQVQDCEGFLMDLSELCHLDISYNHLHMVPRIGPSGAALGTLILRGNELRSLQGLERLRNLRHLDVAYNLLEGHRELSPLWLLAELRKLYLEGNPLWFHPAHRAVTAQYLSPRVRDAAAGFLLDGKVLSLTDFQLSTSSSSMAPPVLWPAGSTVETSGGPDLSDSISSGGVVAQPPHRKVKSRVRVRRASISEPSDTDPEPRTLDPSPAGQFVQQHRELELMNSFRERFGCDWLQYRNHLETSGTPVLAASQTPALSTLCPDTLSPGSVPGPPCPEKESPQEMAEEVRLRPEPREEEVVEELVKEEEGKEEDEEEQEQNEVEAELCRPMLVCPLEGPEGVRGRECFLRVTSGHLFEVELQAARTLARLELQSLEAAEVEPEPRTRREAVLEGSDPLPRAPVLVLRFSYICPDRQLRRYVVLEPDAHAAIQELLAVLTQAATTAQCQLGEARDPLRGRLQCLRCGHELKPEEPRLGLDSEEGWRPLFQETESPAVCPNCGSDHVVLLALSLGTTNREHREGEQSPAPLQSTSTVCDPSDHSDHSDRADPVPSQAPGSRDHHSWSLSPPPERHGLRSVDHRLRLFLDVEVFTDAQEEFQCCTKVPVVLADHPGEFVCLVVVSDHRLYVLKVTGEISGPPASWLQPTLAVPLHDLSGLELGLAGQSLRLEWAAGTGSCVLLPRDARHCRAFLDELTDVLQALPPAWRSSVSTTEEEVTPEHRLWPLLERGSSSEPPLFFYLRVFLVEGPATCPVSLLMTLSTLYLLEEDVAGSQAEPPLPAPSGEPSEKSLPLGLGPSVHVREQWPLSSLSSVLLYRTAPGDLRLVFYDEVSRLESFWALRVVCPEQLTALLAWIREPWEELFSIGLRTVTQEALDLDR, encoded by the exons ATGACGACCGCCCAGCGGGACGCCCTGGTGTGGAAGCTCGCCGGGCTGTTGCGGGAGTCTG GTGATGTGGTCTTGTCTGGCCGTAGCACTCTGAGCCTGTTGACTGGCACCCTGCAGCAGCTGAGCCACGTATTTGAGCTGCACCTGGGACCATGGGGCCCTGGCCAGACAGGCTTTGTGGCTCTGCCCTCTCATCCCGCCGACTCCCCTGTCATCCTCCAGCTTCAGTTCCTCTTCGATGTGCTGCAGAAAACTCTTTCACTCAAG ctggTACATGTCCCTGGTTCTGGCCTCCCAGGGCCCATCAAGATTTTTCCCTTCAAGTCCCTTCGGCATCTGGAG CTCCGAGGTGTCCCCATCCATTGCCTTCGTGGCCTCTGTGGCATCTACTCCCAGCTAGAGACCCTGATTTGCAGCAGGAGCATCCAGGCATTAGAG GAGCTCCTCTCAGCCTGCGGTGGTGACCTCTGCTCTGCCCTGCCTTGGCTGGCTCTACTCTCTGCCAACTTCAGCTACAACGCACTGACTTCTTTAGACAGCTCCCTG CGTCTCTTGTCAGCTCTGCGCTTCCTGAATCTGAGCCACAATCAAGTGCAGgactgtgagggcttcctgatg GACTTGTCTGAGCTCTGCCATCTGGACATCTCCTATAACCACCTGCATATGGTGCCAAGAATAGGACCCTCAGGGGCCGCTCTGGGGACCCTGATACTGCGAGGCAATGAGCTCCGGAGCCTGCAGG GCCTGGAGCGGCTGAGGAACCTGCGGCACCTGGATGTGGCGTACAACCTGCTAGAAGGACACAGGGAGCTGTCCCCGTTGTGGCTACTGGCTGAGCTCCGCAAG CTCTACCTGGAGGGGAACCCTTTGTGGTTCCACCCTGCGCATCGGGCGGTCACTGCCCAGTACTTGTCACCCCGTGTCAGGGATGCTGCAGCCGGC TTCCTTCTCGATGGGAAAGTCTTGTCACTGACTGACTTTCAG CTCTCCACATCCTCCAGCTCCATGGCTCCACCTGTGCTCTGGCCAGCAGGGAGTACTGTTGAAACCTCAGGTGGCCCTGACTTGAGCGACAGCATCTCCTCTGGGGGCGTTGTGGCCCAGCCCCCACATCGTAAGGTTAAG AGCCGAGTCCGTGTGAGGCGAGCAAGTATCTCAGAACCCAGTGATACAGACCCAGAGCCCCGTACTCTGGACCCCTCCCCGGCTG GGCAGTTTGTGCAGCAGCATcgggaacttgaactcatgaacagcttCCGGGAACGGTTTGGCTGTGACTGGCTACAGTATAGGAATCACCTGGAGACCTCTGGGACCCCGGTTCTGGCTGCCTCCCAGACCCCTGCCCTCAGCACTCTGTGCCCAGACACCCTGAGCCCAGGGTCCGTGCCTGGGCCTCCCTGCCCAGAGAAGGAATCACCGCAGGAAATGGCAGAGGAGGTCAGGCTACGGCCGGAGCCCCGGGAAGAAGAGGTGGTGGAGGAGCtggtgaaggaggaagaaggaaaggaggaagacgaggaggagcaggagcagaATGAAGTGGAGG CGGAACTGTGTCGCCCCATGTTGGTGTGTCCCCTGGAGGGGCCTGAGGGCGTGCGGGGCAGGGAATGCTTTCTCCGGGTCACTTCTGGCCACCTGTTTGAGGTGGAACTCCAAGCGGCCCGGACCCTGGCACGGCTGGAGCTTCAGAGTCTAGAGGCGGCTGAGGTGGAGCCCGAGCCTCGGACCAGGAGAGAAGCGGTGCTCGAG GGCTCAGATCCGCTCCCCAGGGCCCCTGTCCTTGTTCTGCGTTTCTCCTATATTTGCCCTGACCGGCAGCTGCGTCGATATGTGGTGCTGGAGCCCGATGCCCATGCAGCTATCCAG GAGCTGCTTGCCGTGTTGACCCAAGCAGCCACCACGGCTCAGTGTCAGCTTGGGGAAGCAAGAGACCCGCTGAGGGGCAGACTCCAGTGTCTACGTTGTGGCCATGAGCTCAAGCCAGAGGAGCCCAGGTTGGGATTAGACAGTGAGGAAGGCTGGAGGCCTCTGTTCCAAGAGACAG aatCTCCTGCTGTATGTCCAAACTGTGGTAGCGATCATGTGGTTCTCCTGGCTCTGTCCCTGGGAACCACCAACAGggagcacagggagggagagcaaTCGCCAGCTCCCTTGCAGTCCACCAGCACTGTCTGTGACCCTTCTGACCACAGTGACCACAGCGACAGGGCCGACCCGGTCCCGTCTCAGGCACCAGGCTCCCGAGATCACCACAGTTGGAGCCTCAGTCCCC cccctgagcGCCACGGCCTCCGCTCCGTGGACCACCGACTCCGGCTCTTCCTGGATGTCGAGGTGTTCACCGATGCCCAGGAGGAGTTCCAGTGCTGCACCAAG GTGCCCGTCGTGTTGGCAGACCACCCTGGGGAGTTTGTGTGTCTTGTGGTGGTGTCTGACCACAGGCTTTACGTATTAAAAGTGACAGGGGAGATAAG CGGGCCTCCGGCTAGCTGGCTACAGCCAACCCTGGCCGTCCCCCTGCACGACCTGAGTGGCCTCGAACTGGGGCTGGCAGGACAGAGTCTGCGGCTGGAGTGGGCTGCTGGGACAGGCAGCTGTGTCCTGCTGCCCCGAGATGCCAGACATTGCCGGGCCTTCCTAGACGAGCTCACCg ATGTCTTGCAggctctgcctcctgcctggagGAGCAGTGTCAGCACCACAGAGGAGGAGGTAACCCCGGAGCACCGCCTCTG GCCTTTGCTGGAGAGGGGCTCTTCCTCGGAGCCTCCCCTGTTCTTCTACCTTCGGGTGTTCCTGGTCGAAG GCCCTGCAACCTGCCCTGTGTCCCTGTTGATGACTCTGTCCACCCTGTACCTGTTAGAGGAGGACGTTGCAGGGTCCCAGGCAGAGCCTCCTCTTCCAGCACCATCTGGTGAACCTTCTGAGAAGTCCCTGCCCTTGGGGCTGGGCCCTTCTGTGCATGTCAGGGAGCAGTGGCCACTCAGCAGCCTGAGCTCGGTGCTGCTGTATCGCACGGCCCCGGGGGACCTGCGACTGGTCTTCTATGacgag GTGTCCCGGCTGGAGAGTTTTTGGGCACTTCGGGTTGTGTGTCCTGAGCAGCTGACGGCCCTGTTGGCCTGGATCCGGGAGCCCTGGGAGGAGTTGTTTTCCATCGGACTCCGGACTGTGACCCAGGAGGCTCTAGATCTTGACCGGTGA